The Streptomyces sp. NBC_01276 genome contains the following window.
CCTTGAGCGCCACGTCGAGGGCCTGCTCCGCCGGGACCTCGACGTCGGGAACGACCCCGACGCCCTCCCAGTTGGTGCCGGTGACGGTACTGATCGCGCGGCTCGTCGGCACGGTCACGAGGACGTGCTCGGCCACGGCGTGGCGCTCCGTCGGATGGGCGCCGCCCCGCGTCGTCCCCCCGACGACGGTGGCCCGTCCGTGCGCCTGAAGGGTGTACGCCACGTCCTCGCCGCCGGAGAACGTGGCCGCGCTCGTGAGCACGTACACCGGGCGGCCCGCGTAGCGCGGCGCGGGCAGGTGGGCGGTCGTCCAGAACTGGCGGGTGGTGTCGGTGCGCCGGTCGTAGATGTCGTTCAGGTGCACCTGGTCGTCCGGGAAGAAGTAGCTGCACCACATCGCCGCCCCCTCGGCCGACCCGCCGCTGCACGCCCTCAGGTCCAGGACGAGCGCGGAGCTGTGCGCGACCAGCTGCATGGCCGCTCCGATCATGCCCGCGCCCTCGGCGGCGGTCGTGATGCGCCGGAGGTCGATGAGGCCGACGTTCCCCTCCAGGTGCTCGACGCGGCCGATCCCGTGGTTCTCCTTCCGGAGCAGCGCGAGGAAGGCGGCCTGCCCGCCGTCGTCGTCCGCCGGCTCCAGCGACTGCGGAACGTCCGTCCAGAGCAGCCGCAGGTGCTTGTCCGGACAGGCCTCCTGGAGGTGCGCCGTCACCGTCTCGCACAGCGCGGGGCCGTCCAGCCCCTCGTACGCACCCGCCGCGAGCCGGCCGCGGATCGCGGTCGCGATGAGCGCGGCCTTCTCCGGGAAGACGTAGCCCGCGCCGATCCGGTCCAGAGCCAGCT
Protein-coding sequences here:
- a CDS encoding S41 family peptidase codes for the protein MSTNERMIELALDRIGAGYVFPEKAALIATAIRGRLAAGAYEGLDGPALCETVTAHLQEACPDKHLRLLWTDVPQSLEPADDDGGQAAFLALLRKENHGIGRVEHLEGNVGLIDLRRITTAAEGAGMIGAAMQLVAHSSALVLDLRACSGGSAEGAAMWCSYFFPDDQVHLNDIYDRRTDTTRQFWTTAHLPAPRYAGRPVYVLTSAATFSGGEDVAYTLQAHGRATVVGGTTRGGAHPTERHAVAEHVLVTVPTSRAISTVTGTNWEGVGVVPDVEVPAEQALDVALKAALRRAEADAGPR